One Salisaeta longa DSM 21114 genomic window carries:
- a CDS encoding ParA family protein, whose amino-acid sequence MYTIAVVNQKGGVGKTTTTVALATFLHHRGYRVLVVDLDAQMNATKWMLGRQLSQDEASVYDSLVAKKKDRTGAADWPLADLIETSHIGFDFVPANMDLSSADAELANNLFLLNDRLEEVEASETHAYDFCLIDCPPSLGTLVMLGLTAADGMIVPIKADEFSMDGLGQLIKTAKTIKRVNQDLSILGILMNNLDWRFGQVKEGVAQLEDAYGSKLFSTKIPLRARIVEATAGRDLHEHASGTDVRAYYNALVDEVVERTGVGMPVPAG is encoded by the coding sequence ATGTACACCATTGCGGTTGTCAATCAGAAGGGCGGCGTTGGCAAAACCACGACCACCGTTGCGCTCGCAACCTTTCTTCACCACCGCGGCTATCGCGTGCTGGTCGTTGACCTCGACGCGCAGATGAACGCCACAAAGTGGATGCTGGGCCGCCAGCTTTCGCAGGATGAAGCGTCGGTCTACGACTCGCTCGTGGCGAAGAAGAAAGACCGGACGGGTGCCGCCGACTGGCCCCTGGCTGACCTCATCGAAACGTCGCACATTGGCTTCGACTTCGTGCCAGCCAACATGGACTTGTCGAGCGCGGATGCAGAACTTGCCAATAACCTGTTTCTGCTGAATGATCGCCTCGAAGAGGTTGAAGCATCCGAGACGCATGCGTACGACTTCTGCCTCATCGACTGCCCGCCCTCCCTCGGAACGCTGGTCATGCTCGGCCTCACCGCCGCCGATGGAATGATCGTGCCCATCAAAGCAGACGAGTTTTCAATGGACGGTCTGGGGCAGCTCATCAAGACGGCGAAGACGATCAAACGTGTCAATCAGGATCTCTCCATCCTGGGCATTCTGATGAACAACCTCGACTGGCGGTTCGGACAGGTGAAGGAAGGTGTGGCCCAGCTCGAAGACGCGTACGGAAGCAAGCTGTTCAGCACCAAAATTCCGCTGCGGGCACGCATCGTGGAAGCGACGGCAGGAAGAGACCTCCACGAACACGCTTCGGGCACCGATGTTCGTGCGTACTACAACGCGCTGGTCGACGAAGTCGTGGAACGCACGGGTGTTGGGATGCCGGTACCAGCGGGATAG
- a CDS encoding replication initiation protein: protein MSTQKEIQFASQDELVVKSNRFVTAKYDWTPTEHRIIAMMIAQLKKDDESFDVQTIHIRDIREMTETRSKDLYSRGEEICQKLLAQKIEIRTTDTEGLREYEGYNLLSTCRYSEGSGAIQAKFNEDMRPFLLELRRRFTIYQLQYVMRLRSQYSIRIYEMLKMREGLGFYRVTVERLRELLMITHKYTGSFSQVKAKVLEPAREEIKEKCDILFTYHVEREGRTPVAINFMIHSNRDVEPAVSQDEIKRLKARRVPDDDAAGNGARASEAANGNEGDDAPLKLDGYQMFLTERTQEELEAMGDKELQELREAAEKRVSDQHPEVGSSYRASEVYRVMKRLWADRQ, encoded by the coding sequence ATGAGTACGCAGAAGGAAATACAGTTTGCCTCGCAGGACGAGCTCGTTGTCAAGTCGAATCGGTTTGTAACGGCGAAATACGACTGGACGCCCACGGAGCACCGCATCATCGCGATGATGATTGCGCAGTTGAAGAAAGACGACGAGTCGTTCGACGTGCAAACGATTCACATCCGCGACATTCGGGAGATGACCGAAACGCGCTCGAAGGACTTGTACAGTCGCGGCGAGGAGATTTGCCAGAAGCTGCTGGCGCAGAAAATTGAGATTCGCACGACCGACACCGAGGGCCTGCGGGAGTATGAGGGCTACAATTTGCTCTCCACGTGCCGCTATTCGGAGGGATCGGGCGCTATCCAGGCAAAGTTTAACGAGGACATGCGGCCGTTTTTGCTGGAGCTGCGGCGGCGGTTTACCATCTACCAGCTGCAGTATGTGATGCGCTTGCGAAGTCAGTACTCCATCCGCATCTACGAGATGCTAAAGATGCGCGAGGGCCTCGGGTTTTATCGAGTTACCGTGGAGCGGCTGCGCGAGTTGCTGATGATCACGCACAAATACACCGGGTCGTTCTCGCAGGTCAAAGCGAAGGTGCTGGAGCCTGCGCGTGAGGAGATCAAGGAGAAGTGCGACATCCTGTTCACGTATCACGTGGAGCGCGAAGGCCGCACGCCCGTCGCGATCAACTTCATGATTCACTCCAATCGGGACGTAGAGCCCGCGGTGAGTCAGGACGAAATCAAGCGGCTGAAGGCCCGCCGCGTCCCCGACGACGACGCAGCCGGCAACGGCGCGCGGGCGTCGGAGGCGGCGAATGGAAACGAAGGCGACGACGCGCCCCTGAAGCTCGACGGCTATCAGATGTTTTTGACGGAGCGCACCCAGGAAGAACTAGAGGCGATGGGCGACAAAGAGCTTCAGGAGCTCCGTGAGGCCGCCGAGAAGCGCGTATCGGACCAGCACCCGGAGGTTGGGTCGTCGTATCGGGCCAGCGAGGTATACCGCGTCATGAAGCGTCTGTGGGCCGACCGGCAATAG
- a CDS encoding anti-sigma factor family protein: MTNPLTALRRRFMLTCKEVNDFLVAYQEGTLDAQTTRQFERHISKCDNCRNYLQQYNKTIELVQEACADETDDEAAQELVAETMHFLREHLDDADNGSTDRTGGDGSRA; this comes from the coding sequence ATGACGAATCCCCTTACGGCGCTGCGGCGACGCTTCATGCTTACGTGCAAAGAGGTGAACGACTTTCTGGTCGCATACCAGGAGGGCACGCTCGATGCGCAAACGACCCGGCAGTTTGAGCGCCACATCAGCAAATGCGATAACTGCCGCAACTACCTTCAGCAGTACAACAAAACCATCGAACTCGTGCAAGAGGCCTGCGCCGACGAGACGGATGACGAAGCTGCCCAGGAGCTTGTTGCCGAGACTATGCACTTTCTCCGAGAGCACCTCGACGATGCGGACAACGGTTCAACAGACCGCACGGGCGGCGATGGCTCGCGGGCATAG
- a CDS encoding RNA polymerase sigma factor, which yields MSSTTSDAPYDPDAVVAGDRAAFEALVRHETPRLFRIIKRYVSDDESARGLTQETFLQAYKGLDDFRGDSKLTTWIFGIGINLARSHVRKRRREQPMDEDTMDRLQPQFRMGHYVDSFDPWHPEQSTERNERKQLVRDALDELSDTYREVIILRDLEERSTKETAELLDISRGAVRVRLHRARQALRSLLTQYFSDDTA from the coding sequence TTGTCTTCTACAACTTCAGATGCGCCCTACGACCCCGATGCCGTGGTGGCGGGCGACCGCGCGGCGTTCGAGGCCCTTGTGCGCCACGAGACGCCCCGCCTGTTTCGCATCATCAAGCGGTATGTGTCGGACGATGAGTCGGCCCGCGGCCTTACGCAAGAAACGTTCTTGCAGGCCTACAAAGGCCTCGACGACTTTCGGGGCGACTCGAAATTGACCACCTGGATTTTTGGCATCGGCATCAACCTCGCCCGCTCGCATGTGCGCAAGCGCCGGCGCGAGCAGCCCATGGACGAGGACACGATGGACCGCCTCCAGCCGCAGTTTCGGATGGGCCACTACGTGGATTCCTTCGATCCGTGGCACCCGGAGCAGTCGACCGAGCGAAACGAACGGAAGCAGCTTGTGCGCGATGCGCTCGACGAGCTCTCGGACACGTACCGCGAGGTCATCATCCTACGCGATTTGGAGGAGCGCTCGACCAAAGAAACCGCCGAGCTGCTAGACATCAGCCGCGGTGCGGTGCGCGTGCGCTTGCACCGGGCCCGCCAGGCGCTGCGCTCCTTACTGACCCAGTATTTTTCTGACGACACCGCTTAA
- a CDS encoding class II glutamine amidotransferase, which yields MCRLYGLQATHPTQAACALLDAQNALIDQSREDARGLSNPDGWGMGRVDTSDVHCFRQVGPASSSPAYREEALNTTGTTLLGHVRRATVGTPAHTNTHPFRIGDELLIHNGHVPAFEEKVKPHLLAALDDDLQQAVGGSTDSEHVFAYILQMRRTYPKASLQDITGRAIHQIDQWVPAGLPDDMEHTLALNLLWTDGTQLVGSRLNRSLWRIARTAPFECPMCGEAHAHPGPAAYRSVTVASERITDEDWTEVPNATVFSVTPNGIVQQAAL from the coding sequence ATGTGCCGGTTGTACGGACTCCAGGCCACCCACCCAACGCAGGCGGCGTGTGCGTTGCTCGACGCGCAAAACGCTCTGATCGACCAAAGCCGTGAGGATGCGCGCGGGCTGTCGAACCCCGACGGTTGGGGCATGGGCCGCGTAGACACGAGCGATGTGCACTGTTTCCGCCAAGTGGGCCCCGCTTCATCAAGTCCCGCATACCGAGAAGAAGCGCTCAACACCACCGGCACCACACTGCTCGGGCATGTGCGGCGCGCCACCGTGGGCACCCCGGCGCACACCAACACGCACCCCTTTCGGATAGGAGACGAGCTGCTTATTCACAACGGCCATGTGCCAGCGTTCGAAGAGAAAGTGAAGCCCCACCTGCTTGCGGCCCTCGACGACGACCTGCAGCAAGCCGTGGGCGGCAGCACCGACAGCGAGCACGTGTTTGCGTACATCTTGCAGATGCGCCGAACATACCCGAAGGCCAGCCTGCAGGACATTACCGGCCGAGCCATCCATCAGATCGACCAATGGGTGCCCGCGGGCCTGCCGGACGATATGGAGCACACGCTGGCCTTGAATCTGCTGTGGACCGATGGTACGCAGCTGGTGGGCAGCCGCCTCAACCGGTCGCTATGGCGCATCGCGCGCACCGCGCCGTTCGAATGCCCGATGTGCGGCGAAGCACACGCCCATCCGGGGCCCGCGGCCTACCGGTCGGTTACGGTTGCGTCGGAGCGCATTACCGACGAGGACTGGACCGAGGTGCCCAACGCCACGGTGTTTTCCGTCACCCCCAATGGCATAGTGCAGCAGGCGGCGCTGTAG